Proteins from one Thermobifida alba genomic window:
- a CDS encoding response regulator: MPRADTPDPIRVFLVDDHEVVRRGVASLLEDEDDLTVVGEAGTAEQALSRISAVKPDVAVLDVRLPDGSGVEVCREVRSAHPEIACLMLTSFADDDALFEAVMAGASGYVLKQIHGSDLVGAVRTVAAGGSLLDPRSTGRMLDRLRQNGGRPDPLAALTPQERQILDLIGEGLTNRQIGERLFLAEKTVKNYVSSLLGKLDLKRRTQAAVLVAQLRAKNQI, from the coding sequence ATGCCGCGGGCGGACACGCCTGACCCGATCAGGGTGTTTCTGGTCGACGACCACGAGGTGGTGCGCCGGGGGGTCGCCTCGCTCCTTGAGGACGAGGACGACCTGACGGTGGTCGGCGAGGCCGGTACCGCGGAGCAGGCGCTCAGCCGCATCTCCGCGGTGAAACCGGACGTGGCGGTGCTCGACGTGCGGCTGCCCGACGGTTCCGGGGTCGAGGTGTGCCGGGAGGTCAGGTCCGCCCACCCCGAGATCGCCTGCCTGATGCTGACCTCCTTCGCCGACGACGACGCGCTCTTCGAGGCGGTCATGGCGGGCGCCTCCGGATACGTGCTCAAGCAGATCCACGGCTCCGATCTGGTGGGGGCGGTGCGTACGGTCGCGGCGGGCGGTTCGCTGCTCGACCCGCGCAGCACCGGGCGCATGCTGGACCGGCTGCGGCAGAACGGCGGCAGGCCCGACCCGCTGGCCGCGCTCACCCCGCAGGAACGGCAGATCCTCGACCTGATCGGGGAGGGGCTGACCAACCGGCAGATCGGGGAGCGGCTCTTCCTGGCGGAGAAGACCGTGAAGAACTACGTCTCCAGCCTGCTGGGGAAGCTCGACCTGAAACGCCGTACCCAGGCGGCGGTGCTCGTCGCGCAGTTGCGGGCGAAGAACCAGATCTGA
- a CDS encoding TasA family protein: MATKMNKSRRLVAGLGAAAVIGAAVAITGGTYAYFTDSARTVEQAIEAGDLEVRIDQSGHGVSNKPVNITNAAPGDVYVEDLTFPHIGHKWYRLKVTNTGSIDGEINSLEIVDLAGSTPNLADRLQIRAVVRQFDFEPGSFGNPGFEPLDSGKLDNLPGIKLVPAGHSVYIYFQIEWPNGSPEEDNPYMNATTSFKFQVNLDQVNQGN, from the coding sequence GTGGCCACCAAGATGAACAAGAGCAGAAGACTCGTCGCGGGCTTGGGTGCGGCGGCGGTGATCGGCGCAGCGGTGGCGATCACCGGCGGTACCTACGCCTACTTCACCGACAGCGCCCGGACCGTCGAACAGGCGATCGAGGCCGGAGACCTGGAGGTCCGCATCGACCAGTCCGGGCACGGGGTGTCGAACAAGCCGGTCAACATCACCAACGCCGCGCCCGGGGACGTCTACGTCGAGGACCTGACCTTCCCCCACATCGGACACAAGTGGTACCGCCTGAAGGTCACCAACACCGGCAGCATCGACGGTGAGATCAACTCCCTGGAGATCGTCGACCTGGCCGGCAGCACCCCCAACCTGGCCGACCGGCTGCAGATCCGCGCGGTCGTCAGGCAGTTCGACTTCGAGCCCGGCTCCTTCGGCAACCCCGGCTTCGAGCCGCTGGACAGCGGCAAGCTGGACAACCTGCCCGGCATCAAGCTTGTGCCCGCGGGCCACTCCGTCTACATCTACTTCCAGATCGAGTGGCCCAACGGCAGCCCGGAGGAGGACAACCCGTACATGAACGCGACGACCTCCTTCAAGTTCCAGGTGAACCTGGACCAGGTCAACCAGGGGAACTAG
- a CDS encoding GlsB/YeaQ/YmgE family stress response membrane protein: MEIGGGFFGTIISALFVGLIVGALGRLIVPGKQDMPIWLMLVIGIVAALLGTAIMASFTSSFWLTLIVQVLLAAAGVYLITMMRGGRRRHSPV; this comes from the coding sequence ATGGAGATCGGCGGTGGATTCTTCGGCACCATCATCAGTGCCCTCTTCGTCGGCCTGATCGTCGGTGCCCTGGGACGTCTCATCGTCCCCGGCAAGCAGGACATGCCCATCTGGCTGATGCTCGTCATCGGCATCGTCGCCGCCCTGCTCGGGACCGCGATCATGGCGAGCTTCACCAGTTCCTTCTGGCTCACCCTGATCGTCCAGGTCCTGCTGGCGGCGGCCGGTGTCTACCTCATCACGATGATGCGCGGCGGGCGCCGTCGGCACAGCCCCGTGTGA
- a CDS encoding collagen-binding domain-containing protein has product MSSSLPRGRRGGLSRSRGVAVAGASTAALLAFGLTAAPVSAAPVTVNPVSGNHGFLVMTEAEALLGGGRSEGPVAVGATLDFVDYSVATATAGSFVAPGDQQPSALVVGGAVGALGSVGELRVHNGGLVRIGDTGNAEVDNSGENTVISFAPVNDEPSRITLTTRQAEETVQGSPIDFAAAFAEYRTRSAALASCEPNVVPVDTDTDEPFGDSPMAERVAQLTLQPGRQNVWNVSDEDLSSLAGIEVGAVKPSADTPLVINVQTSADEFDTSFLVLPPVDGLGAAEAPYVLFNLSSAHGQLLLVSLGTFPGTLFAPDATVLAALADGMRGNVITQRFMTFLLPEEGEPTATEDFGEPEEFEEFLEIEEEVVTEVQEIPEFDNTLYHVPFAAEVELCGTEAPPADNGDDDQETDEEEQEETGDGGTTPPPGDPDATASPAPRTEGPEAGGPTADKGLPVTGAGLVGLITAAVAIVAAGAAALFLTRRRRST; this is encoded by the coding sequence ATGAGCTCTTCCCTGCCCCGGGGCCGCCGCGGTGGACTCTCCCGCTCCCGCGGGGTCGCCGTCGCCGGCGCCTCGACCGCGGCCCTGCTCGCCTTCGGCCTGACCGCGGCCCCCGTCTCGGCCGCCCCCGTCACGGTCAACCCCGTCTCCGGCAACCACGGCTTCCTGGTGATGACCGAAGCCGAGGCCCTGCTCGGCGGTGGCCGCTCCGAAGGCCCCGTCGCGGTCGGCGCCACCCTGGACTTCGTGGACTACAGCGTGGCCACGGCCACCGCCGGCTCATTCGTGGCGCCCGGTGACCAGCAGCCGTCGGCGCTGGTCGTCGGCGGTGCGGTCGGCGCCCTCGGCTCCGTGGGCGAGCTGCGGGTGCACAACGGCGGCCTCGTCAGGATCGGTGACACCGGCAACGCCGAGGTCGACAACTCCGGGGAGAACACGGTCATCTCCTTCGCCCCCGTCAACGACGAGCCCTCGCGCATCACCCTCACCACCCGGCAGGCGGAGGAGACGGTCCAGGGCTCCCCGATCGACTTCGCGGCGGCCTTCGCCGAGTACCGCACCCGTTCGGCCGCGCTCGCCTCCTGCGAACCGAACGTGGTCCCGGTCGACACCGACACCGATGAACCCTTCGGCGACTCCCCCATGGCCGAACGCGTCGCCCAGCTCACCCTGCAACCGGGCCGGCAGAACGTCTGGAACGTCTCCGACGAGGACCTGTCCAGCCTCGCGGGGATCGAGGTCGGCGCCGTCAAGCCCAGCGCCGACACCCCGCTGGTGATCAACGTGCAGACCTCCGCGGACGAGTTCGACACCTCCTTCCTGGTGCTCCCGCCCGTGGACGGGCTGGGCGCGGCGGAGGCCCCCTACGTCCTGTTCAACCTCTCCTCCGCGCACGGCCAGCTCCTCCTGGTCAGCCTGGGCACCTTCCCGGGCACCCTGTTCGCCCCCGACGCCACCGTCCTGGCGGCCCTGGCCGACGGCATGCGGGGCAACGTCATCACCCAGCGCTTCATGACCTTCCTCCTCCCCGAGGAGGGGGAGCCGACGGCGACCGAGGACTTCGGGGAACCGGAGGAGTTCGAGGAGTTCCTGGAGATCGAGGAGGAGGTGGTGACGGAGGTGCAGGAGATTCCGGAGTTCGACAACACCCTGTACCACGTCCCCTTCGCCGCCGAGGTCGAACTGTGCGGCACCGAGGCTCCTCCCGCCGACAACGGCGACGACGACCAGGAGACCGACGAGGAGGAGCAGGAGGAGACCGGCGACGGCGGGACCACGCCTCCGCCCGGCGACCCGGACGCCACCGCCTCCCCCGCCCCCAGGACCGAGGGCCCCGAAGCCGGCGGTCCCACGGCCGACAAGGGCCTGCCCGTCACCGGCGCCGGCCTCGTCGGCCTGATCACCGCGGCCGTCGCCATCGTCGCCGCGGGTGCCGCCGCCCTCTTCCTCACCCGCCGCCGCAGGAGCACCTGA
- a CDS encoding pyridoxamine 5'-phosphate oxidase family protein, producing the protein MNVDGRGAAATDTAGLEVLTREECLRLLAEAPIGRIVFTDQALPAVQPVNFTMLGTDIVVRTSPESKLAQATRDTVVAFEVDDYDVATRTGWSVMVVGIGHAVDDPEERAVLEALPLRSWAPGPRSHFIRIMTDIVTGRRIPRRP; encoded by the coding sequence ATGAACGTGGATGGGCGTGGCGCGGCCGCCACCGACACGGCCGGGTTGGAAGTGCTCACCCGGGAGGAGTGCCTGCGGCTGCTGGCCGAGGCTCCGATCGGCCGTATCGTCTTCACTGACCAGGCGCTTCCCGCGGTCCAACCCGTCAACTTCACCATGCTGGGGACGGACATCGTCGTCCGCACCTCGCCGGAGTCCAAACTCGCGCAGGCCACTCGGGACACGGTGGTCGCGTTCGAGGTGGACGACTACGACGTGGCGACGCGCACCGGCTGGTCGGTGATGGTGGTCGGGATCGGCCACGCGGTCGACGACCCCGAGGAGCGGGCGGTGCTGGAGGCGCTGCCGCTGCGTTCCTGGGCGCCGGGGCCCCGCTCGCACTTCATCCGCATCATGACCGACATCGTCACCGGGCGCCGCATTCCCCGGAGGCCCTGA
- a CDS encoding response regulator: MPTPDRPVSPSVLIVDDHELFSAAVEMTLRGRGINAVRAPSLAPPDVLAQAAELRPSLVLLDLDLGNDAAGRPLDGVTLARDLNRDGWQVLLVTGSTERQRIAEALAAGAAAWLSKSVPFEDLIYAILDGFAGRPMMDPAERQELLSEYRARQAQRRATKQMFDQLTKRERQVLAALVEGKRAKVIAEESYVSIATVRSQIRSILAKLNVKSQLEAVALAKEQDG; encoded by the coding sequence ATGCCCACCCCTGACCGCCCGGTCTCCCCGTCGGTCCTCATCGTCGACGACCACGAACTGTTCAGCGCCGCCGTCGAGATGACACTGCGCGGCCGAGGCATCAACGCGGTACGCGCCCCCTCCCTGGCCCCGCCGGACGTGCTCGCCCAGGCCGCCGAACTCCGGCCGTCGCTGGTCCTGCTCGACCTGGACCTGGGCAACGACGCCGCGGGACGCCCCCTGGACGGCGTGACGCTGGCGCGGGACCTGAACCGCGACGGCTGGCAGGTCCTACTGGTCACCGGAAGCACCGAACGGCAGCGGATCGCCGAGGCGCTCGCGGCCGGGGCCGCGGCCTGGCTGTCCAAGTCGGTGCCCTTCGAGGACCTGATCTACGCCATCCTCGACGGTTTCGCGGGCCGGCCGATGATGGACCCCGCCGAGCGGCAGGAGCTGCTGTCCGAGTACCGCGCCCGGCAGGCGCAGCGGCGCGCCACCAAGCAGATGTTCGACCAGTTGACCAAGCGGGAACGCCAGGTGCTCGCCGCGCTGGTGGAGGGCAAACGCGCCAAGGTGATCGCCGAGGAGTCGTACGTCTCGATCGCCACGGTCCGCTCCCAGATCCGGTCGATCCTGGCCAAGCTCAACGTGAAATCCCAGCTCGAAGCGGTCGCGCTGGCGAAGGAGCAGGACGGGTAG
- a CDS encoding signal peptidase I, protein MDDRLDQVGDGTSPPGGLSEDDHGKEPPDPGPKKRSVILRVLSALFRITVTILVLVALAIVFSVSVLPRVTGAQALIVLSGSMEPTLPVGSVVIAGPVAPDEVEVGDIITFTHAAPAQTEVAESASAPLVTHRVIDVETTAEGTFFHTQGDANTVPDDPPVPAADVQGRVWYHIPYFGYAQQALVQGPTLVYVLAGLLFVFGIWLLSVALGDDEPSDDDRPRPVPPVAGGGGASR, encoded by the coding sequence ATGGACGACCGTCTCGACCAGGTCGGCGACGGTACTTCGCCGCCCGGCGGACTCTCGGAGGACGACCACGGGAAAGAGCCGCCGGACCCCGGACCCAAGAAACGTTCCGTGATTCTCCGCGTCCTCTCCGCACTGTTCCGGATCACCGTGACGATTCTCGTGCTCGTCGCACTGGCGATCGTCTTCTCCGTGTCGGTGCTGCCCCGTGTCACCGGCGCCCAGGCCCTGATCGTGCTCAGCGGCAGCATGGAACCCACCCTCCCGGTCGGCTCGGTGGTGATCGCCGGCCCCGTGGCGCCCGACGAGGTCGAGGTGGGCGACATCATCACGTTCACCCACGCCGCCCCGGCCCAGACGGAGGTCGCCGAGTCCGCCTCCGCCCCCCTGGTGACCCACCGGGTGATCGACGTCGAGACGACCGCCGAGGGCACGTTCTTCCACACCCAGGGGGACGCCAACACGGTCCCCGACGACCCCCCGGTCCCCGCCGCCGACGTCCAGGGGAGGGTGTGGTACCACATCCCCTACTTCGGCTACGCCCAGCAGGCCCTGGTCCAGGGGCCGACCCTCGTCTACGTTCTGGCCGGTCTGCTCTTCGTCTTCGGCATCTGGCTGCTCAGCGTGGCGCTCGGCGACGACGAGCCGTCCGACGACGACCGGCCGCGGCCGGTCCCCCCGGTGGCGGGCGGAGGGGGCGCGTCCCGATGA
- a CDS encoding LCP family protein encodes MSDDAPTPAASSTDSPPPRRRSRRRVVVWTSLCLAAALIACLGTAYVYYRSLRANMVHHDLTALLPEEERPPKIGDAVNILFIGSDGREGGNAAYGGRDFVGERSDSLLLAHISPDNGVIVVSFPRDSLVNLPDCDPYGETEGTYGYYGMINAALFHGGPPCVVKTIESLTQIRVDHFVHLSFVGFREMVDSIGGVEMCIPEPMHDQRAKLDLEAGTQVLDGEQALAFVRARYEIGDGGDLGRIDRQQMFLGALASQVLSSRVLANPVKLNALLDSVTRYTATDAELTLDTMLSIGFTLSDVEPRNITFYTVPSWPAPWDPNRVVWNEEKAARLFHAINEDEPVDDALLETGRPQAEPSPSADLTPSYPAEPSTDPSVHHEPVPSATPHDAIEGRDATANPCVNGLGLGTETTGTQGW; translated from the coding sequence ATGTCCGACGACGCCCCCACGCCTGCCGCCTCCTCCACGGACTCCCCGCCACCGCGCCGCCGCAGCAGACGGCGGGTGGTGGTGTGGACCTCCCTGTGCCTGGCCGCAGCCCTGATCGCCTGCCTCGGCACGGCCTACGTCTACTACCGGTCGCTCCGCGCCAACATGGTCCACCACGACCTGACCGCCCTCCTGCCCGAGGAAGAGCGTCCGCCGAAGATCGGTGACGCCGTCAACATCCTCTTCATCGGCTCCGACGGCCGGGAGGGGGGCAACGCCGCCTACGGCGGCCGGGACTTCGTCGGCGAGCGCTCCGACTCCCTGCTGCTGGCGCACATCTCCCCCGACAACGGGGTCATCGTCGTCAGCTTCCCCCGCGACTCGCTGGTGAACCTGCCCGACTGCGACCCGTACGGGGAGACCGAGGGAACCTACGGCTACTACGGCATGATCAACGCGGCGCTGTTCCACGGCGGACCGCCGTGCGTGGTCAAGACGATCGAGTCGCTCACCCAGATCCGCGTCGACCACTTCGTGCACCTGAGCTTCGTGGGCTTCCGGGAGATGGTGGACTCGATCGGCGGGGTGGAGATGTGCATCCCCGAACCCATGCACGACCAGCGCGCCAAACTCGACCTGGAGGCGGGCACCCAGGTGCTGGACGGTGAGCAGGCGCTCGCTTTCGTCCGGGCCCGCTACGAGATCGGCGACGGCGGCGACCTGGGCCGCATCGACCGCCAGCAGATGTTCCTCGGCGCGTTGGCCTCCCAGGTGCTCAGCAGCAGGGTGCTGGCCAACCCCGTCAAGCTGAACGCGCTGCTCGACTCGGTCACCCGGTACACCGCGACCGACGCGGAACTGACCCTGGACACCATGCTGTCGATCGGGTTCACCCTGTCCGACGTCGAACCGCGGAACATCACCTTCTACACGGTGCCGTCCTGGCCCGCCCCCTGGGACCCGAACCGGGTGGTCTGGAACGAGGAGAAGGCCGCGCGCCTGTTCCACGCGATCAACGAGGACGAACCGGTGGACGACGCGCTGCTGGAGACCGGGCGGCCGCAGGCCGAGCCGAGCCCGTCGGCCGACCTCACCCCGTCCTACCCGGCCGAGCCCTCCACCGACCCCTCGGTCCACCACGAACCGGTCCCGTCCGCGACTCCCCACGACGCGATCGAGGGACGCGACGCGACCGCCAACCCGTGTGTCAACGGTCTGGGCCTGGGCACGGAGACCACCGGAACGCAGGGGTGGTGA
- a CDS encoding sensor histidine kinase: MVATIRHTGTLLTIGLLLLAVVPFDRPRPWPMRPLRTPATGLRGLFVATVCSLAAGAVAAVFPETAHLVVRSPFLLYGAALLWLHVALTTLVTGLLRRHRMRVWTGFGQLAIVLGHAPRFWSGDPLLYSPLLVPAIRALGTTLVLLAVLQVAYRTYQRFHLDRERLAKAEAEAVEARERLSTQAHELRNALAGVDGAAQLLTMDDPEGRVDRAALRAALSAELNRMRAMLSPQSEQNRQERTRLRPLLEQLVLIRRGNGTRIDLTVDQDLVVDMPQDAIAQVVTNILANCERHAPGAHVWVEAHRRGDTVRVRVQDDGPGIPPGQESEVVRRGVRGSGSVGDGIGLAVCQDLLAAHGGRLRIAPNRPDRSGCTVLIDLPVKSRSG, encoded by the coding sequence GTGGTGGCCACGATCCGGCACACCGGCACGCTGCTGACGATCGGTCTGCTGCTGCTCGCGGTGGTCCCCTTCGACCGGCCCCGCCCCTGGCCGATGCGTCCGCTGCGGACGCCGGCGACCGGTCTGCGCGGCCTGTTCGTCGCAACGGTGTGCTCCCTGGCCGCGGGGGCGGTCGCCGCGGTGTTCCCCGAAACCGCCCACCTGGTGGTCCGCTCGCCCTTCCTGCTCTACGGCGCCGCGCTGCTGTGGCTGCACGTCGCGTTGACGACCCTGGTGACGGGACTGCTGCGGCGGCACCGCATGCGGGTGTGGACCGGTTTCGGACAGCTCGCCATCGTCCTGGGGCACGCGCCCCGGTTCTGGAGCGGCGACCCGCTGCTGTACTCGCCGCTGCTGGTCCCGGCGATCCGCGCGCTGGGCACGACCCTGGTCCTGCTGGCCGTGCTCCAGGTCGCCTACCGGACCTACCAGCGGTTCCACCTCGACCGGGAGCGACTCGCCAAGGCCGAGGCCGAGGCCGTCGAGGCACGCGAGCGGCTGTCGACGCAGGCGCACGAACTCCGCAACGCCCTGGCCGGGGTGGACGGCGCGGCGCAGCTGCTCACCATGGACGACCCGGAAGGGAGGGTCGACCGCGCCGCCCTGCGCGCCGCGCTGTCGGCGGAACTGAACCGGATGCGGGCCATGCTGTCCCCGCAGTCGGAGCAGAACCGCCAGGAGCGGACCCGGCTCCGGCCGCTGCTGGAGCAGCTGGTGCTGATCCGGCGCGGCAACGGCACCCGGATCGACCTCACGGTGGACCAGGACCTCGTCGTCGACATGCCCCAGGACGCCATCGCACAGGTGGTCACCAACATCCTCGCGAACTGCGAACGGCACGCCCCCGGCGCGCACGTGTGGGTGGAGGCCCATCGGCGCGGCGACACGGTGCGGGTGCGGGTCCAGGACGACGGCCCGGGCATCCCGCCCGGACAGGAGAGCGAGGTGGTGCGGCGCGGCGTCAGGGGCAGCGGCTCGGTCGGGGACGGCATCGGTCTGGCCGTGTGCCAGGACCTGCTCGCGGCCCACGGGGGACGGCTGCGGATCGCCCCGAACCGCCCGGACCGCTCCGGCTGCACCGTCCTCATCGACCTGCCCGTGAAGTCGCGTTCGGGATAG
- the tenA gene encoding thiaminase II, giving the protein MLPVAAGETGFTADLGRRHADLFEAFYQHPFLKGLREGSLAREQVLHYVGQDHQYLTAYVRCYGLGLALSPDREWMRFFHDGASVILGAESHAHEALCEYAGVSYEEAQVDHLAPSAQAYVDHMMAAGRDTLGVLLAALLPCPWTYLWAAARFTEEAPLAADHPFHGWWDFYAGRYETDKLAWTRSLLDRAAAEAGPAERERMERAFVASCHHEVRFWEMAWSLEDWTPPNGS; this is encoded by the coding sequence GTGCTTCCTGTTGCCGCCGGTGAGACCGGTTTCACCGCCGACCTTGGGCGTCGGCACGCGGACCTGTTCGAGGCCTTCTACCAGCATCCCTTCCTCAAGGGCCTGCGCGAGGGCAGCCTCGCCAGGGAACAGGTGCTGCACTACGTCGGTCAGGACCACCAGTACCTGACCGCCTACGTCCGCTGCTACGGCCTGGGGCTGGCGCTCTCCCCGGACCGGGAGTGGATGCGGTTCTTCCACGACGGCGCTTCGGTGATCCTCGGCGCGGAGAGCCACGCGCACGAGGCGCTGTGCGAGTACGCGGGCGTCTCCTACGAGGAAGCGCAGGTCGACCACCTGGCGCCCAGCGCGCAGGCGTACGTCGACCACATGATGGCGGCGGGCCGCGACACCCTCGGTGTGCTGCTGGCCGCGCTGCTGCCGTGCCCGTGGACCTACCTCTGGGCCGCGGCGCGGTTCACCGAGGAGGCGCCGCTGGCCGCCGACCACCCCTTCCACGGCTGGTGGGACTTCTACGCGGGACGGTACGAGACGGACAAGCTCGCCTGGACGCGTTCGCTGCTGGACCGGGCGGCCGCCGAGGCGGGGCCCGCCGAACGGGAGCGGATGGAGCGGGCGTTCGTGGCCAGCTGCCACCACGAGGTCCGGTTCTGGGAGATGGCGTGGTCCCTGGAGGACTGGACTCCGCCGAACGGTTCCTGA
- a CDS encoding NAD-dependent succinate-semialdehyde dehydrogenase, whose product MTTVEREARIVERVPKQLCVGGHWRDARSGATFKVEDPATGSVLCEVADAGQADGMDALEAAAAAQASWAQYPPRERGEILRRAYELLMDRQDDLALLMTLEMGKPVAESKGEIAYAADFFRWFAEEAVRIGGGYAVAPNGQSRLLVMRQPVGPSLLITPWNFPMAMGTRKIGPAVAAGCTMILKPAQQTPLSALALADVLQEAGLPDGVLSVLTTTDAGGVTGPLLRDGRLRKLSFTGSTPVGRALIKQSADQVLRTSMELGGNAPFLVFDDADLDAAVAGAMQAKMRNIGEACTAANRIYVQSGVVGEFAERLTGRMAALRMGRGTEAGVDVGPLIDDRARGKVQDLVDDAVHRGARVLLGGEPGEGAGYFYRPTVLTDVPKDSEVSRTEIFGPVAPVIPFDTEQEALAEANNTEFGLVSYVFTRDLGRALRMSEGLETGMVGLNQGIVSNPAAPFGGVKQSGLGREGGSVGIDEYLETKYVGIAGF is encoded by the coding sequence ATGACCACGGTGGAACGCGAGGCGCGGATCGTCGAGCGGGTGCCCAAGCAGTTGTGTGTCGGCGGGCACTGGCGGGACGCCCGGTCGGGGGCGACGTTCAAGGTGGAGGATCCCGCGACCGGGTCGGTGCTGTGTGAGGTCGCTGACGCCGGACAGGCCGACGGGATGGACGCGTTGGAGGCGGCGGCCGCCGCGCAGGCCTCCTGGGCCCAGTATCCGCCGCGGGAGCGCGGGGAGATCCTGCGGCGCGCCTACGAGCTGCTCATGGACCGCCAGGACGACCTGGCGCTGCTCATGACCCTGGAGATGGGCAAGCCGGTGGCCGAGTCCAAGGGGGAGATCGCCTACGCCGCCGACTTCTTCCGCTGGTTCGCGGAGGAGGCGGTGCGGATCGGCGGCGGCTACGCGGTCGCCCCGAACGGGCAGAGCCGCCTGCTGGTCATGCGGCAGCCGGTGGGGCCGTCGCTGCTCATCACCCCGTGGAACTTCCCCATGGCGATGGGCACCCGCAAGATCGGCCCGGCGGTGGCGGCGGGCTGCACCATGATCCTCAAACCCGCGCAGCAGACGCCGCTGTCGGCGCTGGCGCTCGCCGACGTCCTCCAGGAGGCGGGGCTGCCCGACGGGGTGCTCAGCGTGCTGACCACCACCGACGCGGGCGGGGTGACCGGGCCGCTGCTGCGCGACGGCCGACTGCGCAAACTGTCGTTCACCGGGTCCACCCCGGTGGGGCGCGCCCTCATCAAGCAGAGCGCCGACCAGGTGCTGCGCACCTCCATGGAACTGGGCGGCAACGCGCCCTTCCTCGTGTTCGACGACGCCGACCTGGACGCCGCCGTGGCCGGGGCGATGCAGGCGAAGATGCGCAACATCGGGGAGGCGTGCACCGCCGCCAACCGCATCTACGTGCAGTCCGGGGTGGTCGGGGAGTTCGCGGAGCGGCTCACCGGACGCATGGCCGCGCTGCGGATGGGCCGCGGCACCGAGGCCGGGGTGGACGTGGGGCCGCTCATCGACGACCGGGCCCGCGGCAAGGTGCAGGACCTGGTCGACGACGCGGTGCACCGGGGGGCGCGGGTGCTGCTCGGCGGGGAGCCCGGCGAGGGCGCCGGCTACTTCTACCGGCCCACCGTCCTCACCGACGTGCCCAAGGACAGCGAGGTGTCCCGCACCGAGATCTTCGGCCCGGTGGCGCCGGTCATTCCCTTCGACACCGAACAGGAAGCGCTCGCCGAAGCCAACAACACCGAGTTCGGTCTGGTCAGCTACGTGTTCACGCGGGATCTGGGGCGTGCGCTGCGCATGTCGGAGGGGTTGGAGACCGGCATGGTCGGCCTCAACCAGGGCATCGTGTCCAACCCGGCGGCCCCGTTCGGCGGGGTCAAGCAGTCCGGGCTGGGCCGCGAGGGCGGCAGTGTCGGCATCGACGAGTACCTGGAGACCAAGTACGTCGGCATCGCCGGGTTCTGA
- a CDS encoding TasA family protein yields MRKRTALALGVAAAGAALLLSVGGTYAYFSTSAVSQPGQITAGNLRVEVDEHGPNGASGLVGLSGAAPGGRWPASSAESYTLVITNTGSLSALIDSIDVVVTDGSRPNLSEALEIRYSLVPGNREPDWSRGSGWVGLDPGPVLDHLPGRPAPLGPGSSSELHFQLRWPNGTPEYDNRFQGAETEFMFDVSLGQA; encoded by the coding sequence ATGAGGAAGAGGACCGCCCTGGCCCTGGGAGTCGCCGCGGCCGGTGCGGCACTGCTGTTGTCCGTCGGCGGCACCTACGCCTACTTCTCCACGAGCGCGGTCTCCCAGCCCGGCCAGATCACCGCGGGAAACCTCAGGGTGGAGGTGGACGAGCACGGCCCGAACGGGGCCAGCGGCCTGGTCGGCCTCAGCGGAGCCGCTCCGGGGGGACGCTGGCCGGCCTCCTCCGCCGAGTCCTACACCCTGGTCATCACCAACACCGGTTCGCTCTCCGCGCTGATCGACTCCATCGACGTGGTGGTCACCGACGGAAGCCGACCGAACCTCAGTGAGGCCCTGGAGATCAGGTACAGCCTCGTCCCGGGGAACCGCGAACCGGACTGGTCGCGCGGCAGCGGCTGGGTCGGACTGGACCCCGGACCGGTGCTCGACCACCTGCCCGGGCGTCCCGCTCCGCTCGGACCGGGCAGCTCCAGCGAACTGCACTTCCAGCTCCGGTGGCCCAACGGCACCCCCGAGTACGACAATCGCTTCCAGGGCGCCGAGACCGAGTTCATGTTCGACGTCAGTCTCGGCCAGGCGTGA
- a CDS encoding ATP-binding protein has translation MSDDARGPIQATRTFPGTAESCGQARSWIRSLILPYPEIRDSAELVISELFTNAIRHTASGDPGGTVRVTVRTEGDPPSLLRLEVTDEGRRNHVPRQVSRAMLPPEDAQSGRGLFITSVVSYAWGCFPADGDGPRPAEPVREHRDGAMTTWVEFALRQEMEMAGSP, from the coding sequence ATGAGCGATGACGCCCGAGGCCCGATCCAGGCGACGCGGACCTTCCCGGGAACGGCCGAGAGTTGCGGCCAGGCGCGTTCCTGGATCCGCTCCCTGATCCTTCCCTATCCGGAGATCCGCGACTCGGCGGAACTGGTCATCAGCGAACTCTTCACCAACGCGATCAGACACACGGCGTCGGGGGACCCGGGAGGGACGGTCCGGGTGACGGTCCGGACCGAAGGCGACCCTCCGTCCCTGCTGCGCCTGGAGGTCACCGACGAAGGTCGGCGAAACCACGTGCCCAGGCAGGTGTCCCGCGCCATGCTGCCGCCCGAGGACGCGCAGAGCGGCCGCGGCCTGTTCATCACCTCGGTGGTGTCGTACGCGTGGGGGTGCTTCCCGGCCGACGGCGACGGACCCCGCCCAGCGGAGCCGGTCCGGGAACACCGCGACGGTGCCATGACCACCTGGGTGGAATTCGCCCTTCGTCAGGAGATGGAGATGGCCGGGAGCCCCTGA